One Mercurialis annua linkage group LG3, ddMerAnnu1.2, whole genome shotgun sequence DNA window includes the following coding sequences:
- the LOC126672530 gene encoding uncharacterized protein LOC126672530, protein MGFRAVAIPISPLLAALTNGKQKIEKNFYSQILDPSLLAPFPPYILFKDTSLVPTSKNGLIIRGIGNKNVPEDPPFPLQKTDSLLLDFEAKDTTDSLLGNKSWPRLTTGWTLWIARLRLYFEKDWERLGLLQLIRMSEQSFDFHAGMCRSFLRYWSPSANSFLFPCGPMSVTLKDVFMLTGLPVIGFDAPCLFEVDQKQLFSCPDYHSYKACIEKWCRGMETPSLEEHTEFLWVLICKFILCTPSGAPTKESLRLASKLATGTFVALGFVFLGAFYQALQQCVTNKPLARLGGHMWLLQLWIFSYFPEVRGKVPGPLRISIMDLLEAKCCLEEGAVFDFLGALTTREASAFSVFDLPFHMPLWMAIFSGYPSALLLVKRKLLCAFTTSRVLFVGGSQAFSTRSSSQHLVWKVYMSSLWSRQFGIGPGQIHPFLALYATLTEWTSSVVEKLSNLHVHYRCPLVENLSTSHDFASWWTERFQLIQSMRAAAKTPKKSTSSGTPKEKAKRRRNDSSDSAKSSRESSGESAKSSGASSSQTKRLRRSGRVVKPVRKSGGPMLDPDTVILDDEDTPHSSSSHAASDNEEEDVNGVDTGVADAEDNRLRSP, encoded by the exons ATGG GATTTCGGGCTGTAGCTATTCCAATTTCTCCTCTACTTGCCGCACTGACCAATGGAAAACAAAAAATTGAGAAG AATTTTTACTCACAGATTCTAGATCCCTCTCTTCTTGCACCTTTCCCTCCTTACATCCTCTTCAA GGATACTTCCTTGGTACCTACTTCCAAGAACGGTCTTATTATACGAGGGATTGGCAACAAAAATGTTCCAGAAGATCCTCCATTCCCACTTCAGAAGACGGACTCATTACTACTGGATTTTGAAGCTAAAGACACTACAGACTCTTTACTTGGGAACAAGTCATGGCCGCGGCTAACGACTGGATGGACATTGTGGATAGCCCGCTTGCGActttattttgaaaaagattGGGAAAGGCTTGGGTTACTTCAATTGATAAGAATGAGTGAACAATCTTTTGACTTCCATGCTGGTATGTGTAGGTCGTTTCTTCGATACTGGAGTCCTTCTGCCAATTCTTTCCTTTTCCCTTGTGGTCCCATGTCTGTTACTCTGAAGGATGTATTTATGCTTACTGGACTTCCAGTTATTGGTTTCGATGCTCCCTGTTTATTTGAGGTAGACCAAAAACAACTGTTCTCTTGTCCAGACTATCACAGCTACAAGGCATGCATTGAGAAGTGGTGCAGAGGAATGGAGACCCCTTCTTTGGAGGAACATACAGAATTTCTATGGGTTCTCATCTGTAAGTTTATTCTGTGTACCCCTTCTGGTGCTCCCACCAAGGAATCTCTGAGGTTGGCGAGTAAGTTGGCCACTGGGACTTTTGTGGCTCTAGGGTTTGTATTTCTGGGTGCTTTTTATCAGGCTCTCCAACAGTGTGTTACCAACAAGCCCTTAGCCAGGTTGGGAGGTCATATGTGGTTGCTACAACTGTGGATCTTCTCTTACTTCCCTGAGGTTAGGGGCAAAGTACCAGGTCCTCTTCGTATTTCCATTATGGATCTTCTGGAGGCTAAGTGTTGTTTAGAGGAAGGTGCAGTTTTCGACTTTTTGGGAGCTTTAACCACTAGAGAGGCATCTGCTTTCTCTGTTTTTGATCTCCCTTTTCATATGCCTCTCTGGATGGCTATCTTTTCTGGTTACCCCAGTGCCCTTCTCTTGGTTAAGAGAAAGCTTCTTTGTGCTTTCACCACTTCCAGAGTATTGTTTGTGGGTGGATCCCAGGCTTTTTCCACTCGCTCTTCTAGCCAGCATCTTGTGTGGAAAGTATATATGAGCAGTCTCTGGAGTAGACAATTTGGGATTGGTCCTGGCCAGATTCATCCTTTCTTGGCTCTTTATGCTACTCTGACTGAGTGGACTAGCAGCGTTGTGGAGAAACTCTCGAATTTGCATGTTCACTATCGCTGTCCTTTAGTGGAGAATTTGTCCACTTCTCATGACTTCGCTTCTTGGTGGACAGAGCGGTTCCAATTGATCCAGTCCATGCGTGCAG CCGCCAAAACTCCTAAGAAGTCTACCTCCTCTGGCACTCCTAAGGAAAAGGCCAAAAGAAGGAGAAATGATTCATCAGATTCCGCCAAATCCTCTAGAGAATCTTCTGGTGAATCTGCCAAATCTTCTGGTGCATCTTCTTCACAGACGAAACGGCTTAGGCGTTCTGGGAGAGTGGTGAAACCAGTTAGGAAATCTGGTGGTCCTATGCTTGACCCTGACACTGTGATCTTAGACGATGAAGACACACCACATTCTTCATCTTCTCATGCTGCATCtgataatgaagaagaagatgtcAATGGTGTTGACACAGGAGTTGCCGATGCTGAAGACAATAGA CTCCGATCTCCTTAG